A single genomic interval of Danio aesculapii chromosome 5, fDanAes4.1, whole genome shotgun sequence harbors:
- the mfsd10 gene encoding major facilitator superfamily domain-containing protein 10 produces MADNRSSSEEASSSRVIRVVFLALLLDLLGFTLILPLLPSILDHYSQTGDNVYQSLQSIVDWFRGAVGVPMETKYTSVLFGGLIGSLYSLLQFLSSPVTGALSDDYGRKPLLLLTTIGLMASYVLWAFSHSFTVFLLSRVVGGICKGNVSLCTAIVADLPCPKARNKGMAMIGVAFSLGFTLGPLMGAYFALRLKDADVFYQGPAMLAVLFSLADLLFIFFMLPETLQKGASESSGLQQQSGDLLHPVALFNFTALTRTENPPSEQKMQNLKVLGLVYFTYLFLFSGLEFTLSFLTHQRFQFSSMQQGKMFFFIGITMAVIQGGYARRIKPGHQIQTVSMAIVTLIPAFLLVGIAWNLTLLYSGLFLYSFAAAIVVPCLSTQVSGHGSASQKGTVMGILRSLGALARALGPIVASSVYWLAGAEFCFIISSVFFIVPLILLSRLKRQKEE; encoded by the exons ATGGCCGATAACAGAAGCTCATCTGAAGAAGCGTCCTCCTCCAGAGTCATCAGGGTGGTTTTCTTGGCGCTTCTGCTTGATTTGCTGGGCTTCACGTTAATACTTCCTCTCCTGCCCTCCATCTTAGATCACTACAGTCAAACTGGG GACAATGTGTATCAGTCATTACAGAGCATAGTGGACTGGTTCAGAGGAGCAGTCGGAGTCCCGATGGAAACTAAATATACCAGTGTGCTTTTTGGAG GTCTGATAGGCTCTCTCTACTCTCTGCTGCAGTTTTTGTCGTCACCCGTTACTGGGGCTCTTTCAGATGATTATGGCAGGAAACCTCTGCTTCTGTTAACAACT ATAGGTCTCATGGCGTCCTACGTCCTGTGGGCTTTCTCACacagttttacagtatttctgCTCTCTCGAGTAGTGGGAGGCATCTGTAAAGGTAACGTCAGCCTGTGCACTGCTATTGTGGCGGACCTGCCTTGTCCTAAAGCAAGAAACAAGGGGATG GCAATGATTGGTGTGGCCTTCTCCTTGGGGTTCACATTGGGACCATTAATGGGAGCATACTTTGCGCTGAGACTTAAAGATGCTGACGTGTTTTATCAAGGCCCTGCCATGCTGGCTGTCCTTTTTTCTTTAGCAGACCTGCTCTTTATCTTCTTCATGCTCCCAGAGACTTTACAAAAG GGGGCTTCAGAATCATCAGGTCTTCAACAACAATCTGGAGATCTCCTTCACCCTGTTGCACTTTTCAATTTCACTGCGCTCACGAGGACAGAGAATCCACCGTCTGAGCAAA AAATGCAGAATCTTAAGGTGCTTGGGTTGGTTTACTTCACATATCTATTTCTCTTCTCTGGCCTGGAGTTCACCTTGAGTTTTCTGACACATCAACGCTTCCAGTTTTCCAG CATGCAGCAGGGgaagatgttttttttcattgGCATAACTATGGCAGTGATTCAGGGTGGATATGCCCGCAGGATCAAACCTGGTCATCAGATCCAGACTGTTAGCATG gccaTTGTAACACTCATACCAGCCTTCCTGCTCGTCGGAATCGCCTGGAATTTGACTCTACTCTattctggattgtttttgtaCTCTTTCG ctGCTGCTATTGTTGTTCCATGCCTTTCAACACAAGTGTCCGGACATG GCTCAGCCAGTCAGAAGGGAACAGTAATGGGAATCCTTCGTAGTCTCGGAGCTTTAGCTCGAGCACTGGGCCCTATTGTTGCTTCTTCAG TGTACTGGCTGGCTGGAGCTGAATTCTGTTTTATCATCAGTTCCGTGTTCTTTATAGTCCCTCTGATTTTACTCAGTCGCCTGAAGAGACAGAAGGAGGAGTGA